A stretch of Geomonas oryzisoli DNA encodes these proteins:
- the pgeF gene encoding peptidoglycan editing factor PgeF, whose amino-acid sequence MEMQKAGKIQYLKPRVAAGAVAGFTTRHEGVSRPPYNSLNLGSNTLDSSHNVEGNRSLLARSLGATLDRFLTVSQVHGTDLLVIDAPNPELSHFLKLECDGIVTNQPGIMIAVCVADCVPILLHDPVQKVVAALHAGWQGTAGNIAAKGVEALVNLFGSNKKDIIAAIGPHIGACCYEVDAPVRDACKQAGIAWDLCATAQGEGKWMLDLGKANRQLLSDAGVSAEHIQGSEHCVSCNQELFFSYRRDEGDTGRQVGFIMLEGEQ is encoded by the coding sequence ATGGAAATGCAGAAAGCAGGAAAGATCCAGTACCTGAAGCCGCGGGTCGCCGCAGGCGCTGTCGCCGGCTTCACCACACGCCACGAAGGGGTGTCGCGTCCCCCGTACAACTCGCTGAACCTAGGGAGCAACACGCTGGACTCGTCGCACAACGTGGAAGGAAACCGCAGCCTGCTCGCCCGCAGCCTGGGTGCGACGCTGGACCGTTTCCTCACCGTAAGCCAGGTGCACGGCACCGATCTCCTCGTGATCGACGCGCCCAACCCGGAGCTGTCCCACTTCCTGAAGCTTGAGTGCGACGGCATCGTCACCAACCAGCCCGGCATCATGATCGCAGTCTGCGTCGCTGACTGCGTCCCCATCCTGCTGCACGACCCTGTGCAGAAAGTGGTGGCTGCGCTGCACGCGGGGTGGCAGGGTACGGCAGGCAACATCGCCGCCAAGGGGGTCGAGGCACTGGTGAACCTGTTCGGCAGCAACAAAAAGGACATCATTGCCGCGATCGGTCCCCACATCGGGGCCTGCTGCTACGAGGTCGATGCCCCGGTGCGGGACGCCTGCAAGCAGGCCGGCATCGCCTGGGATCTCTGTGCCACCGCGCAGGGGGAAGGGAAGTGGATGCTCGACCTGGGCAAGGCCAACCGCCAGCTGCTCTCCGACGCCGGCGTTTCCGCCGAGCACATCCAGGGGAGCGAACACTGCGTCAGCTGCAACCAGGAGCTCTTCTTCTCCTACCGCCGCGACGAAGGGGACACCGGCAGACAGGTGGGCTTCATCATGCTGGAAGGTGAGCAATAA